Within Paenibacillus sp. RUD330, the genomic segment ATTCATTTTGCATACAGAGAGGGTTATGAAGGATGAATGTCAGCAAGTTTGAAGGGCGCGAGCCTGTTTCCATGATTATTGACGCCGATACGGGGATCGACGATGCGTTGGCGATCCTGTACGCCGTGAAATCGCCGGCCATCCGGCTGGAGGCTGTATGCACGGTGTTCGGCAATATCGACGTCGAGCAGGCGACGGACAATACGCTGCGCCTGATCCAGCTCGCCGGCGCGCGCGACCGCGTGCATGTCGTCAAGGGCGCCTCGAAGCCGCTGGAGCGCGAGTTCCAGGGCTCGACCTCCCATGTGCACGGAGAGAACGGAATCGGCGGCGCGGTGCTGCCTCCTTCGGACCAGCTGCCGCTCGGCGAAGCCGCTGCGGATTATCTCGTCCGCATCGCGAACGAGCGTCCGGGAGAGGTGACACTCGTGCTGATGGGACGGATGACGAACCTGGCGCTTGCGCTGCGCCGCGATCCGTCGATCGCCTCCAAGTTCCGCAGCGTCGTCGTCATGGGCGGCAACGTGCTCGTGCCGGGCAACGTGACGCCGGTAGCCGAGGCCAATTTCTGGGGAGACCCGGAATCGGCGGCGGTGCTCATGGAAGCCGGGCTGCCGCTGACGGTCATCGGGCTCGATGTGACGCTGCAGACGCTCCTTACCCGCGATGCCTTGGACGAACTGGGCAAAACCTGCCTTCCTGAAAACGCGCCGCTGGTCGATTTCCTGAAGGATTCGTTCGCGATCTACTTCGACTTCTACCAGCAGGTGAACAAGCTGGACAACGCTTGCCCGCTTCATGATCCGCTGGCCGTCATCGCGGCCGTATTCCCCGAAATGGTCACCTGCTCGACGCTCCATGCGTCCATCGCCTGCGGCGACCGGCTGACCGACGGCATGGTCGTCACCGACCGCCGCGTCTTCCCGAGCGTGGGGCGCCCGGTATCGTTCGCTCTCGAAGTGGATGCGGACGCGGCGCTTGAAGAGCTTTACTCGGTGTTCAAATAATCGCTCCCAATGAAAAAGAGCGAAGGCTGCATGCTCGTCCTGGAGGGACGGCATGCAGCCTTTTTTTGATTCCGGTCCTAGTTCAGATTTTCGGTTCCTTATCATAGCCGGGCAGATCGAAGTCCGTGTTGTTCAGCTCGCGGAACAGGTTCGTGTCTTCAATGAATGCCCGCGTCTCAGCCGTGCCAAGCTCGTGGATCGTCATATACAAGTCGTTCACATGGCTTTGAAAGCGCTTCTGGGTCGGGCTCCGGTCGTTGGACTTGTACGGAATGGCCGCCACGAGGGAGCTGACGTCGTCGGTCGTCTCCATTTCGTCCAGCAGGATCTTGAGCTTCTCCAGCTCCTCCTGCGTCGCGTTGATCTCGAGCTGGTCGGTGCCGGAGCGCTCATGCTCGATCGTCTTCGAGGTTATCGATATGAAATAAGGCATGCGAGGCTCGTTGGCGGACGAGCGGTCCAAGTCGCTCGGCAAGCGTCGTCTGTCGCCTTCCTCATCATCCGGCGGCTCATCCTGCTGGACCGGCCCGTCCGTTCCCTTCACCGCAGAAGGGTGGATCGTGCCGTCGGCTTCCACGATGCCCTGCGGCTCGTGGCCGTCGCGATGCCCGCCGGACGGATGCGTCTCCGTCCGCTCCAGCTCCTGTCTCGCGCGCTGCTCCTCCTTGATCGCACCGGTTTCCGTTTCCATATGATTGACGTCTGCCTTGCTCATGATCGTTTCCTCCTTCGGAAGTGGAATTGCCTCGTCCTCTTGGTACGCTTCATTACCAACATGCTTCCCGCCTTGAAACAAAGGAGGCCTTTCCCTGTCGCAGCGCAGCGGCCCGGGAGGAAGCTCTTTAGTTCGGTGCAAGGAACAGGGTGGATGCGGAGTGCAAGGGCGGAATGCAAAAGGCGGAGTGCAAGGCGGATTTCCAAAGGCGAAATGCAAGGGCGGAAAGCAAAAGAGAACGGAGAGGGAGAACTGCGGAGGAGCGGAATCATAGGAGCCGGGAGGCCGCGCTGCGCCGGCATCCGCCCGAATTGACAACGAAGCCGGCCCTTCACTAGACTAGAACGGCAGGCTTGGAAGCGACAAGACGAATGGGAGACGGAAATCATGGCGCAAGCATTTGACCATTGGAGGCACGCATTCAAGCTGGATCCCGACAAGAAGCTGGGCCACAAGGAAATGGATCTGGTCCTGTCCTCCGGTACGGATGCGATACTGGTCGGCGGCTCCAGCGGCCTCACCTACGAGAACACGGAGTCTCTCCTGCACGCCTTGGAGGGCTCGGGAATTCCAGCTGTTCTTGAAGTGTCGAGCCTCGAGCTCGCGGTGCCCGGCTTCGACTTCTACTTGATTCCGATCGCGCTGAATACGCCTGACGGGGATTGGATTACCGGACGCCAGGCCAGGGCTTTGGAGGAGTGGGGGCCGCTCATTCCTTGGGAGAGGACGCTTGGCGAAGGGTATATCATTCTGAACGAGGCTGCCGAGGCGGCCCGCGTGACGGGGGCAAGGACGGATCTGGACGAGGACGGAGCCGTCGCCTACGCCCAGCTCGCCGACCGGCTGATGCGGCTGCCGATCGTCTATTTGGAATACAGCGGCCGATTCGGTGACATGGATCTGGTGCGCAGGGTGAAGCGGTCGCTGCGGCAGGCCAGGCTGTTCTACGGCGGGGGCATCGACGGTCCGGAGCGGGCGGCTCTTGCGGCGCGGACGGCTCCCACTGTCGTAGTCGGCAATGTTCTGTACGATCGTTTCGAGGACGGGCTCGCTACGGTGCGGGCGGTCAAGGAAACTCGCCTTGAGCCATAGATGCAATGGTGCATGACAGGAGGGCGGATGCGGCGGAATGCTCCCATCCCGCTGCAGCACATGCAGCTTCTCCGCAATCCGCCTGCAGCCACAGATGCAGCTTCTCCGCCTTATGCCTGCAGCAGCTCGGCCTTGCGCCTGAAGCGGAGGACGTATGCGGCTGCGACTCGCGCGGAGACGGCGAGTCGCAGCCTGGCGCCGATTCCAGCATGCGCGGGCAAGCGGCGGAGATGAGGAAAATTACCTCCTGTACGGACCGGTTCCTTCATTGACACTTCCGGCCCGGTTGCCCTAGACTGGATACAGGCGAACAAAGGCGAACAGCAGGCGGATCCGCGAAGGCGCGGTATTCGTTCCGAGGCTGGCGCCGAGCAAAGGAGAACGAATGCATATATGATGAACGACATCGGAATCGAAGCCGCGGTCGGGAAGCTGAATCCTCCCCAGCGCGAGGCCGTTCAGGCGACCGACGGGCCGCTGCTGATCATGGCCGGCGCGGGCTCGGGCAAGACGAGGGTGCTGACGCACCGGATCGCTTGGCTGATCGAGAAGCGGCGCGTGGCTCCCTGGAGCATTCTGGCCATCACCTTTACGAACAAGGCTGCCCGCGAGATGAGGGACCGCGTGTCCAAGCTCGTCGGAGCCGGCGGCAGCGATATATGGGTATCGACCTTCCACTCCATGTGCGTGCGGATCCTGCGCAAGGACATCGATCGGATCGGCTTCACGTCGAACTTCTCGATCCTGGACTCCGGCGACCAGCTGTCGGTCATCCGCGGCTGCATGAAGGATCTCAACATCGACACCAAGAAGTTCGAGCCGAAGGCGGTGCAGGCCGTCATCAGCAGCGCGAAGAACGAGCTGATCGATCCGGTCCGCTTCGAGACGAAGGCGGGCAGCGACTATTTCCAGAAGGTCGCTTCGGATGTGTACAAGATGTACCAGAAGCGGCTGCGCAGCAACAACTCGCTCGACTTCGACGATCTCATCATGTCGACGATCAAGCTGTTCACGGATGTGCCGGAGGTGCTGGATTTCTACCAGAACAAGTTCCGCTACATCCATGTGGACGAGTATCAGGATACGAACCGCGCCCAGTACATGCTCTGCCGCATGCTGGCTGACAAGCACCACAACATCTGCGTCGTCGGCGACAGCGACCAGTCGATCTACCGGTGGCGGGGAGCGGACATCACGAACATCCTGAACTTCGAGGAAGACTATCCGGAGGCTAGGACGATCCTGCTGGAGCAGAACTACCGTTCGAGCTCCAATATCCTGAACGCGGCCAATGCGGTCATCGGCCAGAACACCGGCCGCAAGGACAAGCGCTTGTGGACCGAGCGCGGCGCCGGCGAAGCCATCACGATGTACCAGGCCGACTCGGAGCATGACGAAGGCTACTATATTACAGGCGAGATCCGCACGGGGCGCAATGGCGGCCGCAATTATGCGGACCACGCCATCCTGTACCGGACGAACGCCCAGTCCCGGGTCATCGAGGAAATTCTGATCAAGTCGGATATCCCGTACCAGATCGTCGGGGGAATCAAGTTCTACGACCGCAAGGAGATCAAGGACGTGCTCGGGTATTTGCGCCTTGTGTCCAATCCGGACGACGACATCAGCCTGACCCGCATCATCAACGTTCCCAAGCGGGGCATCGGCGACACGACGATCGCCAAGCTGGCCGAGGAGGCGGCGCGCCGCGGCTCCTCGATCTTCCAGGTGCTCGGCGACTTGTCCGGCGTCGAGGTCAACGGGCGCACGCGCACGCTGCTGCAGGACTTCCGCACGATGATCGACAATCTCACCGGCATGCGCGACTATCTGTCCGTGACCGAGCTGACCGAGAAGGTGCTGGAGCTGTCGGAATACCGGCTGGAGCTGCATCGCGAGAACACGCTGGAGTCCAAAGCCCGCGTCGAGAACATCGAGGAGTTCCTGTCCGTGACGATGGAATTCGAGAAGCGCAACGACGACAAATCGCTCGTCTCGTTCCTGACCGATCTCGCGCTCATCGCCGACATCGACTCCATGGACAAGGACGAGACCCCGGACGATGCGGTCATCCTGATGACGATGCACAGCGCCAAAGGCCTTGAGTTCCCGGTCGTATTCATCATCGGCTGCGAGGAAGGCGTCTTCCCGCACAGCCGGGCCTTCACCGACAACGAGGAGCTCGAGGAGGAGCGGCGCCTCGCCTATGTCGGCATCACACGCGCCGAGCAGCAGCTGTACATGACCTGTGCCCGGATGCGCACCCTGTTCGGGCGCACGAGCAGCAATCCTCCTTCACGCTTCCTCAAGGAAATCCCGGACGGCGTGAAGGAGCTGGCTTCGCCGGGCGGCCGCACGATCGGCGGCGGCCGGTACGGCGGCTCCGCCGCCTCCGGCGCCGGAGGCTTCGGCTACCGCGGCGCTGGCGGCGCCGCAGGCGCTCCGGCGCCGGGCTCCGCCCCCGGCGCTTCGCGCTATGGCCGTCCGGCCGGCTATGCCGGGGCCGGAGCGGCCGCCGCGGGCGGCAGCGGCGTGCGCGTCAGCACGCCGGGCGCTCCCGCGGCCGCGGGCGATGCGGCGCGCAGCTTCGCCGCCGGAGACAAGGTGGCCCACAAGAAATGGGGCACCGGTGTGATCGTGTCGGTGAAGGGCACCGGCAACGACACGGAGATCCAGATCGCGTTCCCGGCTCCGGTCGGGCTCAAGAAGCTGCTCGCCAGCTTCGCCCCGATCGAGAAGGTGTCGGGCTGACCAACCGTTAGGAAGGAAAAGCGGAAGCTTCTTCTCGTGCTTGCCGACGAGATGTCCTTCCCAACGGCAAGTGGCAGGGTCCATTATTGCGTCCGCCCATTAGAGCCACGCTCCTATGAACATTTTTGCTTTCATGCGAATCGACGTTTATGATTTCCCTGTCTCCTGCCTATTCAAGGCATTCCTTCCTGCCCGGAAGCCGGCTCGCCGGCCTCCGGGCAGGGTTGCATACATAACGAAACGCGTACAATAGAAACGAAAGCCATTATTCGGACGAAAAGGACGGGGATTCCGCTTGGATAACCGCATGGAGCAGCAGCAGGAGCTTGCGGCTGGAGCAGATCCGCAAGCCGTGGAGCGGATGCGGGAGCTCGCCGGAGAGCTCGCCGTGCATAATTACAACTATTACACGCTCGACAACCCGACGATCAGCGACAAGGAATACGACCTCTTATATGATGAGCTGGTCCGTCTGGAGAGCGAGAGCGGCGTCGTGCTGCCGGAGTCTCCCTCCCTCCGCGTCGGCGGGGAGACGCTCAAGGGGTTCGAGCCCCATCGGCATCGTGCCCGGCTATGGAGCTTGGACAAGGCCAAGGACGAGGATGCCGTGCGCGCCTGGCAGCAGCGCCTCGCCCGCGGCATCGCCGATTACAATGCCAAAAACCCCGACGAGGAGCCGTTGCCGGATCCTTCTTATGTCGTCGAGCTCAAGTTCGACGGACTGACTCTCAACCTGACCTATGACGGCGGAGAGCTCGTCCAGGCGGCGACGCGGGGCAACGGCACGGTCGGCGAGAGCATCATGGCCCAGGTGAAGACGATCCGGTCGGTCCCTCTGACGATTCCGTACAAGGACGGGCTCATCGAAGTCCAGGGCGAAGGGCTGATGTTCCTTTCCGTGTTGGAGAATTACAACAAGACCGCAGCCGAACCGCTCAAGAACGCGCGCAACGGCGCCGCAGGCGCTTTGCGCAACCTCAATCCGAAGGTAACGGCCGAACGCCGGCTGAGCGCTTTCTTCTATAATATCGGTTATTCCGACGAGCTCGAGTTCCGCGACCATGCCGAGCTGATTCAGTTCCTGAGGGACAACCGCTTCAAGGTCAACCCGTATATCACTTACTTCGACGACATCGAGGAGGTCATCGCGGAGCTGCACCGGATTTCCGTCATGCGTCCGGATCTCGATTTCCTCATTGACGGAGCGGTCGTCAAAGTGACGGATATGCGCACCCGGGCGGCTCTCGGCTACACGGACAAATTCCCGCGCTGGTCGGTGGCGTTCAAGTTCGAGGCGGAAGAGAGTACGACGGTGCTGGAGTCGGTGTCCTGGAATGTCGGCCGTACGGGCAATAAGTATATTTTAATAAACAAAAGTTTTGAACCGAGTTATTGTTTAGATAATGTAGTTAACAATGGTGGTTGAGACTTTTGTTTAATACAAAGTGGGTTTAAACGAAATAAACGAAATAAATACCTTTTCTACGATGACTTTTGTTTAAGAAAGTGGGGGTGTGATTGTTATGAATGTGAGAGAACAGATTGAGAATTTAAGAATACAGGTAAGATACCACGATAAAAAATATGATGATAATCAACCAGAAATAACTGATTACGAATATGACCAGCTTTATAAGGAGTTAATAACTCTTGAAGAACAACATCCGGAATTTATGAGTGTGGATTCCCCTACTCAAAAAGTAGGGGGGACAGTTAAACGTGAGCTGAGGAAAGTAAGACACGATGTACCAGTAATAAGTCTACAAGATGTATTTACAAAAGAAGAAATATACAATTTTGTAAATAAAGTAAGCTCACAAGTTTCAAACCCTAAATTTGTAGTTGAGCTGAAAATTGATGGTTTGACCGTTATGTTAAGGTATCACAATGGTAAATTAACGGAAGGAATTACGAGGGGGGATGGTGAGGTCGGAGAATCAGTTTACGAAAATCTTTTAGAGATAAAGTCAATTCCTAAAGAGATTCTAACTGAATTACCTTATTTGGAGGTTCGTGGGGAAGTTTATATGTCCAATGAAACCTTTGAAAAAGTAATACAGAAACAAAAAGATGCAAACGGAAAAAAATATAAAACACCAAGGAACTTAGCAGCAGGTACTTTAAGGCAGTTAGATTCAAGAGTGGTTAGAGATCGTAACCTGGATATATTCGTGTTTAACCTTGAAATATCAGAAGGTAAAGACTTCACTTCCCATAGTGAAACGTTGAAGTGGTTAGAAGATCAAGGATTTAAAACAATCCCTGATTATAAAGTTTGTACAACAGCAGAAGAAATTTGGAAGTATGTTTCGGATATAGGGGAGAAAAGATCAAGTTTATCCTTTGGTATCGATGGAGCTGTTATAAAAGTTGATGATCTGAGCGACAGAAGAGTATTAGGAACGACAAGTAAAGTTCCGAGGTGGGCTGTTGCCTTTAAATATCCACCAGAGCAAAAGGAAACGGTCATTAAAGACATTAAAGTACAAGTAGGTCGTACGGGTAGATTAACGCCCTTAGCTCTTTTAGAGCCAGTTATATTAGCAGGCACTGAAGTTTCTAAAGCGACTTTACACAATCAAGATTTTATTGATTCTAAGGATATACAAATAGGTGATACTGTTGTGATACAAAAGGCAGGTGACATAATTCCTGAAGTTGTTAGAAGCATTCCTGAGAAAAGACCGAGCAATGCCGTTAAGTACACAATACCTCAAATGTGCCCTATCTGTAATTCTCCGACTGTTAGAGATGAAAACGGAGCGGATATTCGTTGTGGTGGAAACGAATGTCTAGCCCAATGGATCAGGGGAATTACCTATTTTGCTTCTAAAGATGCGATGGATATAGAAGGGTTTGGGCCAAGCT encodes:
- the ligA gene encoding NAD-dependent DNA ligase LigA — its product is MNVREQIENLRIQVRYHDKKYDDNQPEITDYEYDQLYKELITLEEQHPEFMSVDSPTQKVGGTVKRELRKVRHDVPVISLQDVFTKEEIYNFVNKVSSQVSNPKFVVELKIDGLTVMLRYHNGKLTEGITRGDGEVGESVYENLLEIKSIPKEILTELPYLEVRGEVYMSNETFEKVIQKQKDANGKKYKTPRNLAAGTLRQLDSRVVRDRNLDIFVFNLEISEGKDFTSHSETLKWLEDQGFKTIPDYKVCTTAEEIWKYVSDIGEKRSSLSFGIDGAVIKVDDLSDRRVLGTTSKVPRWAVAFKYPPEQKETVIKDIKVQVGRTGRLTPLALLEPVILAGTEVSKATLHNQDFIDSKDIQIGDTVVIQKAGDIIPEVVRSIPEKRPSNAVKYTIPQMCPICNSPTVRDENGADIRCGGNECLAQWIRGITYFASKDAMDIEGFGPSSVESLMTEGYIKNIADIYHLKEYRDELIKKGIVGREKSVDNLLNAIDKSKENDLVQLITGFGIKNVGKQTARALTSSFADIDEISNATYDQLIMLPDFGDTVATSVLSFFSLNSTHELIEKLKNAGVNTQSKVSEISKDDRFTGKTFVITGTLPNLKRDEATRLIQMHGGKVSGSVSKKTSFVLAGEEAGSKLTKAEELGVKIIDEEEFNNLLK
- a CDS encoding nucleoside hydrolase; its protein translation is MNVSKFEGREPVSMIIDADTGIDDALAILYAVKSPAIRLEAVCTVFGNIDVEQATDNTLRLIQLAGARDRVHVVKGASKPLEREFQGSTSHVHGENGIGGAVLPPSDQLPLGEAAADYLVRIANERPGEVTLVLMGRMTNLALALRRDPSIASKFRSVVVMGGNVLVPGNVTPVAEANFWGDPESAAVLMEAGLPLTVIGLDVTLQTLLTRDALDELGKTCLPENAPLVDFLKDSFAIYFDFYQQVNKLDNACPLHDPLAVIAAVFPEMVTCSTLHASIACGDRLTDGMVVTDRRVFPSVGRPVSFALEVDADAALEELYSVFK
- the pcrA gene encoding DNA helicase PcrA, giving the protein MMNDIGIEAAVGKLNPPQREAVQATDGPLLIMAGAGSGKTRVLTHRIAWLIEKRRVAPWSILAITFTNKAAREMRDRVSKLVGAGGSDIWVSTFHSMCVRILRKDIDRIGFTSNFSILDSGDQLSVIRGCMKDLNIDTKKFEPKAVQAVISSAKNELIDPVRFETKAGSDYFQKVASDVYKMYQKRLRSNNSLDFDDLIMSTIKLFTDVPEVLDFYQNKFRYIHVDEYQDTNRAQYMLCRMLADKHHNICVVGDSDQSIYRWRGADITNILNFEEDYPEARTILLEQNYRSSSNILNAANAVIGQNTGRKDKRLWTERGAGEAITMYQADSEHDEGYYITGEIRTGRNGGRNYADHAILYRTNAQSRVIEEILIKSDIPYQIVGGIKFYDRKEIKDVLGYLRLVSNPDDDISLTRIINVPKRGIGDTTIAKLAEEAARRGSSIFQVLGDLSGVEVNGRTRTLLQDFRTMIDNLTGMRDYLSVTELTEKVLELSEYRLELHRENTLESKARVENIEEFLSVTMEFEKRNDDKSLVSFLTDLALIADIDSMDKDETPDDAVILMTMHSAKGLEFPVVFIIGCEEGVFPHSRAFTDNEELEEERRLAYVGITRAEQQLYMTCARMRTLFGRTSSNPPSRFLKEIPDGVKELASPGGRTIGGGRYGGSAASGAGGFGYRGAGGAAGAPAPGSAPGASRYGRPAGYAGAGAAAAGGSGVRVSTPGAPAAAGDAARSFAAGDKVAHKKWGTGVIVSVKGTGNDTEIQIAFPAPVGLKKLLASFAPIEKVSG
- a CDS encoding heptaprenylglyceryl phosphate synthase; translation: MAQAFDHWRHAFKLDPDKKLGHKEMDLVLSSGTDAILVGGSSGLTYENTESLLHALEGSGIPAVLEVSSLELAVPGFDFYLIPIALNTPDGDWITGRQARALEEWGPLIPWERTLGEGYIILNEAAEAARVTGARTDLDEDGAVAYAQLADRLMRLPIVYLEYSGRFGDMDLVRRVKRSLRQARLFYGGGIDGPERAALAARTAPTVVVGNVLYDRFEDGLATVRAVKETRLEP